The following coding sequences lie in one Candidatus Eisenbacteria bacterium genomic window:
- a CDS encoding polyprenyl synthetase family protein, whose translation MQHSLRAFFRSRVMLIEEVGDHLLEMSGKRFRPALTLLISRLGGEPRRDPVAAACVIELIHTATLVHDDTIDKSALRRGMPTINSLYNDLVSTIFGDYIYTKALVELIDRNDDDLFRVVTRTTYQMSIGEMLQIQQKRCASLKEAEYLELVDAKTASLMAASCEVGALIADLSPEQVESLRAFGTDLGRAYQITDDIFDYVGDTGELGKYGLSDLAEGKVTLPLIRALGACDGRDRSRVEQILRSPELKGEDWRFVLELLASTGALEECRRTALDLAGQAVGRLDGFNPSPYLDGLREAVEYAVKRSH comes from the coding sequence ATGCAGCATTCGCTCCGCGCCTTCTTCCGCTCCCGCGTCATGCTGATAGAGGAGGTGGGCGACCACCTTCTGGAGATGTCGGGCAAGCGCTTTCGCCCCGCCCTGACCCTCCTGATCTCGAGGCTCGGCGGGGAGCCCAGGCGCGATCCCGTGGCCGCGGCCTGTGTGATTGAGCTGATCCACACCGCCACGCTGGTCCACGATGACACGATCGACAAGAGCGCGCTGCGGCGCGGCATGCCGACGATCAACTCGCTCTACAACGACCTGGTCTCGACGATCTTCGGCGACTACATCTACACGAAGGCGCTCGTGGAGCTGATCGACCGCAACGACGACGACCTCTTCCGGGTCGTCACGCGCACGACCTATCAAATGTCGATCGGCGAGATGCTCCAGATCCAGCAGAAGCGATGCGCGTCGCTCAAGGAAGCCGAATACCTGGAGCTGGTCGACGCCAAGACCGCCTCGCTCATGGCCGCTTCATGCGAGGTCGGGGCGCTCATCGCCGACCTGTCCCCCGAACAGGTCGAGTCGCTTCGCGCCTTCGGGACCGATCTGGGCCGCGCCTACCAGATCACCGACGACATCTTCGACTACGTCGGCGACACAGGCGAGCTGGGAAAGTACGGGCTCTCCGATCTGGCGGAGGGGAAGGTCACGTTGCCGCTCATTCGCGCCCTCGGAGCCTGCGACGGCCGCGACCGTAGCCGCGTGGAGCAGATCCTCCGGAGTCCCGAGCTGAAAGGAGAGGATTGGCGTTTCGTCCTCGAGCTGCTGGCCTCGACGGGGGCGCTGGAGGAGTGCCGCCGCACGGCTCTCGATCTGGCGGGTCAGGCCGTTGGCCGCCTGGACGGATTCAACCCCTCGCCGTACCTCGACGGCCTTCGCGAGGCGGTCGAGTACGCAGTCAAGAGGAGCCATTGA
- the rsfS gene encoding ribosome silencing factor, producing MGQKSLARKIARLALEKKGEEVLILDLSGLSAACDYFVVCSAGSELQVQAVADHIEKKLAERGQPPWHVEGRSHRRWILLDFVDVVVHVFHRETRQYYLLEKLWGDAEVTEVREPKRRARAEG from the coding sequence CTGGGGCAGAAAAGCCTGGCCAGGAAGATCGCCCGCCTGGCGCTCGAGAAGAAGGGGGAAGAGGTTCTGATCCTCGACCTCTCCGGTCTCTCCGCTGCATGCGACTACTTCGTGGTCTGTTCCGCCGGCTCCGAGCTGCAGGTCCAGGCGGTGGCCGATCACATAGAGAAGAAGCTGGCAGAGAGGGGGCAGCCCCCCTGGCATGTCGAGGGAAGGAGCCACCGGCGCTGGATCCTCCTCGATTTCGTCGACGTGGTCGTGCACGTCTTCCATAGAGAAACGAGGCAGTACTACCTGCTTGAGAAGCTCTGGGGCGACGCGGAGGTGACGGAGGTGCGGGAGCCGAAGAGGCGCGCGAGGGCGGAGGGGTGA
- a CDS encoding sugar kinase produces MLVVGSVALDTIHTPGGSVADALGGSASYFALSAALYVPVRVVAVVGDDFSEEHRDVLASRSVDLAGLQIASGKTFRWEGIYGSDMNERTTVSTELNVFETFHPVLPESYRQAGAVFLANIDPLLQEEVLDQLSSPWLVVLDTMNYWIAHRRAELLRVLRRVNLFLINEGEARQLTGADSILRAAEGIRMMGPSTVVIKRGEYGALARTERGWFSLPAYPVETLKDPTGAGDSFAGGMIGHIAEKGTVDEASIRRGMAHGTAVASYAVEEFGVGGLLEIREGALRARVRSLSEMTRFDPD; encoded by the coding sequence ATCCTCGTCGTTGGATCAGTGGCCCTCGACACGATCCACACGCCGGGCGGAAGCGTCGCGGACGCGCTGGGCGGATCCGCGAGCTACTTCGCGCTGTCGGCGGCTCTCTATGTGCCGGTCCGCGTCGTCGCGGTCGTCGGCGACGACTTCTCCGAGGAGCACCGGGACGTGCTGGCATCGCGCTCGGTCGATCTGGCCGGGCTTCAGATCGCGAGCGGGAAGACCTTCCGTTGGGAGGGAATCTACGGCTCCGACATGAACGAGCGGACGACGGTGAGCACCGAGCTGAATGTCTTCGAGACGTTTCACCCCGTTCTGCCCGAGAGCTACAGGCAGGCCGGGGCCGTCTTCCTGGCGAACATCGACCCCCTCCTGCAGGAGGAGGTCCTCGATCAGCTCTCGTCTCCCTGGCTCGTCGTCCTGGATACGATGAACTACTGGATCGCCCATCGGAGGGCAGAGCTCCTGCGCGTGCTGCGTCGCGTGAACCTCTTCCTCATCAACGAAGGCGAGGCCAGGCAGCTGACGGGGGCCGACTCGATTCTCAGGGCCGCCGAGGGGATCAGGATGATGGGCCCCTCCACCGTCGTGATCAAGCGAGGGGAGTACGGCGCGCTCGCGAGGACGGAGCGGGGATGGTTTTCGCTCCCGGCCTATCCCGTTGAGACGCTCAAGGACCCCACTGGAGCCGGGGACAGCTTCGCGGGCGGAATGATCGGCCACATCGCCGAGAAGGGGACGGTGGACGAGGCCAGCATCCGCAGGGGCATGGCGCACGGGACGGCGGTCGCATCGTACGCGGTCGAGGAGTTCGGCGTCGGCGGCCTTCTCGAGATCCGCGAAGGGGCTCTGCGCGCGAGGGTGCGATCTCTCTCCGAGATGACGCGGTTCGATCCGGACTAG